The region GTATTAATTATCATGCAACAAATGATTTATCATTTCATGCTTCTGCAGGACAAATGTGGTCTCCTGCTGGAAGCGTAAATTCATCAAACATAAATATTGGGTTGGCTTATGGTTTTTCAGTCTTAAACGCAAAAAAATAAAAGGGTTTCGAGCTTATTCCTATACAAAACTCATAAAAAATCTTGATAAAAAATCGAGATTTTAAAAAATATCAGTTCGAGCGCAGTCGAGAACTAGTAAATGAATAAAATTCTCGACTGCGCTCGAGAATTAAATTTAAATGAAGATAATGAACAACGGAATTTATGCAAAATTCACCACATCAAAAGGTGATATTTTAGTACAACTAGAACATGAAAAAACACCAGGAACTGTAGGTAACTTTGTTGCTTTGGCAGAGGGTAATTTAGAAAATGCTGTAAAACCGCAAGGAACACCGTACTACGACGGATTAAAATTTCATAGAGTAATTCCTGATTTTATGATTCAAGGAGGATGTCCTCAAGGAACAGGAACTGGAAATCCTGGATATAAATTTGAGGATGAATTTCATCCTGACTTAAAACATGATGCACCTGGTAAATTAGCGATGGCCAATTCCGGACCCGCTACTAATGGAAGTCAGTTTTACATTACACACGTTCCAACTCCTTGGTTAGATGGCAAACACACCGTTTTTGGATCTGTAATTGAAGGACAAGATGTGGTGGATGCAATATCTCAAGGTGATGAAATGAAAATAGAAATCATTAGAGTTGGTGAAGAAGCGGAAAACTTTAATGCTGTAGAATCTTTTAGAAAATTTGAAGGTGCAAGAGCAGAACGCGAAGCAGAAGAAAAAGCAAAGCAAAAAGAAATTTTAGATGCTATAGCCGCTGGGTACGATGAAACCGAGAGTGGTTTGCGCTACAATATTATTCAAAAAGGAAATGGAAAACAAGCTACAAAAGGAGCCAACGTTTCTGTACATTATAAAGGTCAGTTATTAGATGGCACTGTTTTCGATTCGTCTTACAAACGTAAAAAACCAATTGATTTTTCGGTAGGTGTTGGCCAAGTTATTGCTGGCTGGGATGAAGGGATTCTATTGCTACAAGTAGGTGACAAAGCACGCTTGGTAATTCCTTCGAATTTAGCGTATGGAGAACGCGGAGCTGGAGGAGTAATTCCGCCAAATGCTACATTGATTTTTGATGTGGAACTGATGGATGTAAAGTAAAATTATACTACCAAAAAGCTTCTTAATACGCTGTACTAAGAAGCTTTTTCTATTTAAATTAAAAATTAGCACTTATTTTAATAATAGAATTTGTATATTTAAAAATTACTTTTCACCCCAAGTAAATTATGTCCGATTTTTCAGAAAGACGAGTAAAACTACTACACCAAATCAGTATTATTACGGTTGGTATCGCCATATTTTGCGGTATCCTATCCATCTATTTAGAAATCACTGAATTAATTTATTTTCATTTTTTAACAGCTTTTATATATCTATTTTGTGTCTATTTGACTAAAAAAGGACTTTTAAAAATTCCAAGATTAATTTATTTTATTACGCTTAATATTGCCATAACAGTAACTGCTTCTTTTATTGGTCAAGATGGTGCTGTTGAGTTTATGCTCATGTTTGCTTTGGCACTGCCTTTTCTTAGCTTTTCATCTGCCCGAGAAAAATGGTATATAATTATATTTTCTTTCTTTTCAATTTCACTTTGGATCCTTTTATATATCACAAAATTTAATTTAATCACAACTTTTAAAGTAGATCCTGAAGTAGCCGCAAATTTAATCTATCCGATATCTATTATTTGCACACTTTCTTTAGTGACTTTTCAATTGGTGTATTTTTCTTTTCAGAACTCGCTGCAATCGTCATCAGTTCATATTAATCGAGAAGAAGCCGTTGAAGCATCCAATGCAAAATCAAAGTTTTTAAGCACTATGAGTCATGAAATTAGAACGCCTTTAAATGCGGTTATTGGGCTCTCTCATATTTTAAGTGATAATAATCCTCGTAAAAA is a window of Polaribacter litorisediminis DNA encoding:
- a CDS encoding peptidylprolyl isomerase, with translation MNNGIYAKFTTSKGDILVQLEHEKTPGTVGNFVALAEGNLENAVKPQGTPYYDGLKFHRVIPDFMIQGGCPQGTGTGNPGYKFEDEFHPDLKHDAPGKLAMANSGPATNGSQFYITHVPTPWLDGKHTVFGSVIEGQDVVDAISQGDEMKIEIIRVGEEAENFNAVESFRKFEGARAEREAEEKAKQKEILDAIAAGYDETESGLRYNIIQKGNGKQATKGANVSVHYKGQLLDGTVFDSSYKRKKPIDFSVGVGQVIAGWDEGILLLQVGDKARLVIPSNLAYGERGAGGVIPPNATLIFDVELMDVK